The region CGAATTGGTATGGGGTACGGGGAGAATGTAGGCCTTATTTCTTGTTAGGTCTTCTGGTTTGAATTGGAATCTGGAATAAAAGGATAAAGGTGAATGATAGAGATAAATTCCCTTATAGATTCTTTTTAGTTTTGATTTTTTTAAAAAACTTTCCTGGAGATATGCAATGGTTGGAACTTCACCAGCTTCCACACGACCAGCGTCAAGTAAAGGTAAAATGGCTTTATGGTGTGTATTGAGATGGAGTGTGACTTTGACACCGAATTCTTCGAAGTAACCTTTTTTGTAAGCTACAACAATGGGTAAGGAGCTGAGTCGACTTGTTATACAAATCTGGATCACATGGCAACAATTCCATTTCCTGGAATCGTTGCCAAATCATTATGAGAAGAATTTGCCTTAGGAGGAAAAAATCTCCTGAAGAAATTCTGTTGTTCTTTTTGTATATTCTGAGACTTCTTTTTCGTCCATTACCTTGGCTGAAAGGAGTGAAAGATCATAAATCACTCGTGCTAACTTTTTGCCTTTTTCTGGATTCACACCTTCAAACGCTTGTAAGGCGGATTTTACCAGCGGTGATTTGGAGTTTACCATTAGAGTATGGGATTTTAGCAATGATTTAGTATCTTCACGGTTCAACATTGAGTTCATTTCTGTCATTCTGCGCATAAATTCTGGTAGAAGGATCACTCCTGGAACCTCTACCGATTTAAGCGCTTCTACTTTGATTTGAACTCCCTCTTCTGGCAATGCAGACTGGAAGAGTTTTGTAATACGATTTGATTCCGTTTCATTTGCTTCGTTTACGATTTCGGATTTGGATTCTTTGTCTAACACTTGGTCAGCAAGTTCGGAGTCCACCCTCTGAAATTTCCAGTCTGGATTCTTTGTCTCTAAATGTTGGATGAGATGAGAATCAATTTTTGAATCCACTAATAAAGCTTCAAGACCTTGGGATTTGAGAAGTTGCATATAAACAGATCCCATTTCTGTTTCATTTGCATAAAAGATTTTATTCTGATTCTTTTCTTTGTTTTTTTCCCAATATTCAGAAACGGTTGAAAATCCATTTTCAGAGTTTTTGAAAATGAGATGATCTTTCATTGCATCATAGAATTTTTCATCCGTCAAAACACCATATTTTACGAAAATGGATATATCATTCCAATTTTCTTCATACTTAGTTCGATTTTTTTTGAAATCGTCGATCAATCGGTCAGCCACTTTCTTGATGATGTGGTTGGAAATCTTTTTTACCAATGGATCGTTTTGTAAGTAAGATCTAGAAACATTCAATGGTAAATCAGGAATGTCGATTGTACCTTTGAGGATCGTTAAAAACTGTGGGATTAGTTCGCTTGCATTATCGCTGACAAATACATGGTTACAAAATAGTTTGATTCCATTTTTAGAAGCCTCTAATTCGTGCGTAAGTTTTGGGAAATATAAAATTCCTTGTAAGCGGAACGGATAGTCAACGTTAAGATGAATATGAAATAGTGATTCTCCAGAGAAAGGGAAAAGGTAAGAATAGAAGTCTTTGTATTCTTCCGGTGTGATCTTTGAGGGTTCTGCAGACCAGAGTGGTTTTTCTCGGTTTGCTTTTTCCCCTTGCACGTAAATAGCAACTGGTAAAAAGTCACAATACTTCTTGATTAATTCTTTGAGTTTCCACTTATCTAAATATTCTCCAGATTCGCTATCTAGATATAATGAGATTTTGGTTCCACGAGTGGTTTTGTCTATGGTCGTAATGGAGAAGTCTGTTCCAGATTCACTAGCCCACATGACGCCTGTTTGTCCTGCTTTGTAGGACTTGGTTTCGATGGTCACTTGTTTGGAAACCATAAAGGATGAATAAAAACCTAGTCCAAAGTGGCCGATGATTTCTGCTTTGTTTTCGGCATTTTGGTATTGTTTAGCAAAGTCGGTAGCCCCCGAGAAAGCAATTTGATTGATGTATTTTTTTACTTCATCAATCGTCATTCCAATTCCATTGTCTTCTATGGTGAGAATACGCTGATCGACATCAAAATTTAAATCAATTCTGTAGTCTGTGCCTCCTTCAAATTCTTCACTCAAAGAGATTTTTTTTAGTTTTGTAATGGCATCACTCGCATTGGAAACCAATTCTCTTAAAAAGATATCCTTTTCAGAATAGAGCCATTTTTTGATGATAGGGAAGATGTTTTCTGTTTCGACACTTATTTTACCTTTTTCTTCAGCTGACATACGTTACTCCTTTGATTGAATTTTATTTTTAATTTGAATTACTCTATTTCGCTCTTCTTTTGATAGATGTGTGTAAATTTCGGCGAATGTTTTTCCTTGGTCTTTGCTGATGAGCTCCGTGAACCATAAGGAATCTGCCTCAGGAACGCCCTTTCTTCCCAAGGATTCCGATAGAAAAAAATTTCGTTTTTTGCCTAAACTTTCCACCATTTCAATGAAAGAGGAGACTTCTTTTTGAAATATGTATCGTTTAAGTCCGAGGTAGCCAATGATTCCAATTCCTGCAAGTAAAACT is a window of Leptospira sp. WS60.C2 DNA encoding:
- the htpG gene encoding molecular chaperone HtpG yields the protein MSAEEKGKISVETENIFPIIKKWLYSEKDIFLRELVSNASDAITKLKKISLSEEFEGGTDYRIDLNFDVDQRILTIEDNGIGMTIDEVKKYINQIAFSGATDFAKQYQNAENKAEIIGHFGLGFYSSFMVSKQVTIETKSYKAGQTGVMWASESGTDFSITTIDKTTRGTKISLYLDSESGEYLDKWKLKELIKKYCDFLPVAIYVQGEKANREKPLWSAEPSKITPEEYKDFYSYLFPFSGESLFHIHLNVDYPFRLQGILYFPKLTHELEASKNGIKLFCNHVFVSDNASELIPQFLTILKGTIDIPDLPLNVSRSYLQNDPLVKKISNHIIKKVADRLIDDFKKNRTKYEENWNDISIFVKYGVLTDEKFYDAMKDHLIFKNSENGFSTVSEYWEKNKEKNQNKIFYANETEMGSVYMQLLKSQGLEALLVDSKIDSHLIQHLETKNPDWKFQRVDSELADQVLDKESKSEIVNEANETESNRITKLFQSALPEEGVQIKVEALKSVEVPGVILLPEFMRRMTEMNSMLNREDTKSLLKSHTLMVNSKSPLVKSALQAFEGVNPEKGKKLARVIYDLSLLSAKVMDEKEVSEYTKRTTEFLQEIFSS